A portion of the Oxynema aestuarii AP17 genome contains these proteins:
- a CDS encoding glycosyltransferase family 39 protein — protein MNQHFLTFKWPKPFSIEFWACLGIAIAVLVRIVHLDTREFWYDEVLSVLLSSGQKIAFVKPPDVPVPLADYTQLLSIPAENSLDDTLKTVADLLRGIVGGEPHPPLFYLSQHLWLRWFGNGVAAVRSLNALFGIGAIAAAYGFGRRLLGHRPGLLFAALLGLNPFYLNHSLNVRMYAPLVFWGLLSAWALLEIIGCTAPETEKTPRRFQWGWHLVLIGSVCAGCMTFYLFAYWVLALAALCLYLDRRQWWQHGIRLGAGVLLTAPWMWWGIPQQLRNADFGRFDAPPGWWAATVRHAQDVAVCLGSQLVLGDWTTSVPLGATVAAGIAAIAVVGVALVQLWQWERGDRRRFGVILLLSVFILFVGLSADAIGGKFTLGFGWGRSTIYMLPGFLLLFALWLERLGPRWRSAIATVILAVYLLLSVGDYAARSRRSFQQIADLTVTGTDATTAIALNSRAWGHVMRLAYYIPPSESVLLLARDAADLPEALARAIEADPSRFDRVLWLDSAAPVWSPPSTPEQNAQIAATLSRHYGLQTRQTVTGTMEMDNFTLSLYD, from the coding sequence CGATACCCGCGAATTTTGGTATGACGAAGTCTTATCAGTCCTGCTCTCCTCCGGTCAAAAAATTGCCTTCGTCAAACCGCCAGACGTTCCGGTTCCCCTCGCCGACTATACCCAACTGCTCTCGATTCCGGCAGAAAATAGCCTCGACGACACCCTCAAGACCGTCGCCGACCTGCTGCGCGGGATTGTCGGCGGCGAACCCCATCCCCCGTTGTTTTATCTGAGTCAGCATCTGTGGTTGCGTTGGTTCGGGAATGGGGTCGCTGCGGTTCGCAGTTTAAATGCCTTATTCGGGATCGGGGCGATCGCCGCCGCTTACGGATTCGGTCGTCGTTTGCTCGGTCACCGTCCCGGCTTGCTATTTGCGGCCCTGTTAGGACTCAACCCCTTTTATCTCAATCACTCCCTCAACGTCCGCATGTACGCCCCCTTGGTCTTCTGGGGACTTCTGAGCGCCTGGGCCTTGCTCGAAATAATCGGCTGCACTGCCCCGGAAACGGAGAAAACCCCGCGCCGCTTTCAATGGGGGTGGCACCTGGTCTTAATCGGCTCCGTATGCGCCGGATGTATGACCTTTTATCTGTTTGCCTATTGGGTTCTGGCCCTGGCGGCCCTGTGTCTGTATCTCGATCGCCGACAGTGGTGGCAACACGGGATCCGCTTGGGGGCGGGGGTTTTGCTAACTGCGCCTTGGATGTGGTGGGGGATTCCCCAACAGTTGAGAAATGCGGATTTCGGGCGCTTCGACGCGCCGCCGGGATGGTGGGCCGCGACGGTCCGTCACGCCCAGGACGTGGCGGTTTGTCTGGGGTCGCAATTGGTTCTCGGCGATTGGACCACCAGCGTTCCCTTGGGGGCGACGGTGGCGGCGGGAATCGCGGCGATCGCCGTCGTCGGCGTGGCCCTGGTGCAGTTATGGCAATGGGAACGCGGCGATCGCCGTCGATTCGGGGTTATCTTGCTGTTGAGTGTCTTCATCCTCTTCGTAGGGTTGAGTGCGGATGCGATCGGCGGCAAGTTCACCCTCGGCTTTGGTTGGGGGCGATCGACGATCTACATGTTGCCCGGATTTTTATTGCTCTTCGCCTTGTGGCTGGAACGACTCGGCCCCCGGTGGCGCAGCGCGATCGCCACGGTTATACTCGCGGTGTATCTACTCTTGAGCGTGGGGGATTATGCCGCGCGATCGCGCCGTTCCTTTCAGCAAATCGCCGATCTGACAGTGACCGGAACCGACGCCACCACCGCGATCGCCCTCAATTCTCGGGCGTGGGGTCACGTGATGCGTCTGGCGTACTACATTCCCCCCAGCGAGTCGGTGCTGTTGCTCGCCCGGGATGCTGCCGACCTCCCGGAGGCGTTGGCCCGGGCGATCGAAGCGGACCCGTCTCGCTTCGATCGCGTCTTGTGGCTCGACAGTGCCGCCCCGGTGTGGTCGCCCCCGAGTACCCCGGAACAAAATGCCCAAATCGCCGCCACCCTCAGCCGTCATTACGGCTTACAAACCCGCCAAACCGTTACTGGAACGATGGAGATGGATAACTTCACCCTGTCGCTGTACGATTGA
- a CDS encoding glycosyltransferase, whose translation MNESSPTPLVPVPMGAAIVPPLPKATEGVRPLRLSLILPTYTESENIEAIVGKLTALLDPTLPNAYELIVVDDDSPDKTWEVALALSDRYPQLRVMRRQSERGLSTAVIRGWQVARGEVLGVIDADLQHPPEVLLKMIAEIEEGADLVVASRHIEGGGVSDWSFIRRFLSRGAQVLGLILLPGVVGRVSDPMSGYFMVRRSAIAHREMNPIGYKILIEVLGRGEIGDVAEVGYVFQERSVGESKVTWRQYVDYIGHLIRLRTSRWPIVRFFCFCAVGFSGVFVDMAVLYLLSDPSTLGWGLTRSKAIAAEIAIINNFLWNDAWTFADMSQKQKGWRKRFKRLLKFNSVCLLGLVLNILLLNLLFNQFGLNRYLANLIAIAAVTLWNFWLNLKLSWRVTEVEPE comes from the coding sequence ATGAATGAATCTTCCCCTACTCCCCTCGTTCCCGTCCCCATGGGAGCCGCGATCGTTCCCCCTCTGCCTAAAGCAACCGAAGGCGTTCGCCCCTTGCGCCTGTCCCTGATCCTGCCGACTTATACGGAAAGTGAGAACATCGAGGCGATCGTCGGCAAACTCACCGCACTGCTCGATCCGACCCTTCCGAATGCCTACGAACTGATCGTCGTCGATGACGACAGCCCCGATAAAACCTGGGAAGTCGCCCTCGCCTTGAGCGATCGCTATCCCCAACTGCGCGTCATGCGTCGCCAAAGCGAACGGGGACTGTCTACGGCGGTGATTCGCGGTTGGCAAGTCGCTCGCGGCGAAGTCCTCGGGGTCATCGATGCCGATTTACAGCACCCGCCAGAGGTCCTGTTGAAAATGATCGCCGAGATCGAAGAGGGAGCCGATTTAGTCGTCGCCAGTCGTCATATTGAAGGCGGCGGCGTCAGCGATTGGAGCTTTATCCGGCGCTTTTTATCCCGTGGCGCTCAAGTGTTGGGCTTAATTTTGCTGCCCGGAGTGGTCGGTCGCGTTTCCGATCCGATGAGCGGTTATTTTATGGTGCGCCGCAGCGCGATCGCCCATCGGGAAATGAACCCGATCGGCTATAAAATCCTGATCGAAGTCCTCGGTCGCGGCGAGATCGGCGACGTGGCGGAAGTCGGTTATGTGTTTCAAGAACGGTCTGTTGGAGAAAGTAAAGTCACCTGGCGGCAGTATGTGGATTATATCGGTCATTTAATCCGCTTGCGGACTTCCCGTTGGCCGATCGTGCGTTTTTTTTGCTTTTGCGCCGTCGGTTTTAGTGGGGTATTTGTCGATATGGCAGTTTTATATTTATTGAGCGATCCGAGTACCTTGGGATGGGGACTGACCCGCAGTAAGGCGATCGCCGCCGAAATTGCCATTATTAATAATTTTTTGTGGAACGATGCTTGGACTTTCGCCGATATGTCCCAAAAACAAAAAGGTTGGCGCAAGCGTTTCAAACGGCTGTTGAAATTTAATAGCGTTTGCTTGCTCGGTTTGGTCTTGAATATTTTGTTATTAAATCTGTTATTTAATCAGTTCGGACTCAACCGTTACCTGGCCAATCTGATCGCGATCGCCGCCGTGACGTTATGGAATTTTTGGTTGAATCTCAAGTTGAGTTGGCGGGTCACGGAAGTCGAGCCGGAATAA